The following proteins come from a genomic window of Trifolium pratense cultivar HEN17-A07 linkage group LG4, ARS_RC_1.1, whole genome shotgun sequence:
- the LOC123921486 gene encoding abscisic acid 8'-hydroxylase 4-like: MDIIILLFLIFLSSLLSYPFIIKHNKLHETIDKPKLPPGSMGWPYIGETFQLYSQHPNIFFASKQKRYGEIFKTHILGCPCVMLASPEAARFVLVTHSHLFKPTYPKSKEKLIGSSALFFHQGHYHTRIRKLVQNSLSPESIKKLIPGIENEVISSLESWISIGQVVNTFHEMKKFSFNIGILSVFGNLESNYREQLKENYCIVEKGYNSFPNRIPGTSYSKAVLARQRIQEIISEIISKRKAHRSIEKDLLGHLLNYKNEKGEMLSDEEIADNVIGVLFAAQDTTASVLTWILKYLHDDQKLLEAIKAEQMAVYENNDGGKIQLTWSQIKNMPLTHRVILESLRMASIISFTFREAVVDVVYKGYLIPKGWKVMPLFRNIHHNPEFYPAPHSFDPSRFEFAPKPNTFMPFGIGVHSCPGNELAKLNMLILIHHLVTKFRWEVVENQSGVQYSPFPIPLQGLPTRFCRIK, encoded by the exons ATGGACATTATTATCCTCCTCTTTCTTATCTTCCTCTCATCTCTCCTATCATATCCATTCATAATCAAACACAATAAATTACATGAAACCATAGACAAGCCTAAACTTCCCCCAGGTTCAATGGGTTGGCCTTATATTGGAGAAACTTTTCAACTCTACTCTCAACACCCTAACATCTTCTTTGCTTCTAAACAAAAAAg ATATGGAGAAATATTTAAAACACATATACTAGGATGTCCTTGTGTGATGTTAGCAAGTCCTGAGGCTGCAAGATTTGTGTTGGTGACTCATTCTCATTTGTTCAAGCCTACATATCCTAAAAGCAAAGAGAAACTTATTGGTTCTTCTGCATTGTTCTTTCACCAAGGACATTACCATACTCGTATTAGGAAACTCGTTCAAAACTCGCTTTCTCCTGAATCAATCAAGAAATTGATCCCCGGTATTGAAAACGAAGTCATTTCCTCCTTGGAATCGTGGATTTCTATTGGACAAGTCGTTAACACTTTCCATGAAATGAAAAAG TTCTCTTTCAATATTGGCATTCTCTCTGTCTTTGGTAATTTGGAAAGCAATTATAGAGAACAACTTAAGGAGAATTACTGCATAGTAGAGAAAGGCTACAATTCTTTTCCAAATAGGATACCCGGAACTTCATACTCCAAAGCTGTTTTG GCGAGGCAGAGAATTCAGGAGATTATAAGTGAGATAATTTCCAAGAGAAAAGCACATAGATCAATTGAGAAGGATCTATTAGGCCACTTGCTAaattacaagaatgaaaaaggTGAAATGTTAAGTGATGAGGAAATAGCTGATAATGTAATTGGAGTACTATTTGCAGCTCAAGATACTACAGCAAGTGTTCTTACTTGGATTCTCAAGTACCTTCATGATGACCAGAAACTTCTTGAAGCAATAAAA GCAGAACAAATGGCTGTATATGAAAACAATGATGGAGGGAAAATTCAATTGACATGGAGTCAGATAAAAAATATGCCACTTACTCATAGG GTAATATTGGAAAGTCTAAGGATGGCAAGTATTATATCATTTACTTTTAGAGAAGCTGTGGTTGATGTGGTATACAAAG GATATTTAATACCAAAGGGTTGGAAAGTAATGCCACTATTCAGAAACATCCATCATAATCCAGAATTCTACCCTGCACCTCACAGCTTTGATCCATCAAGGTTTGAG TTTGCTCCAAAGCCCAATACATTTATGCCATTTGGCATTGGAGTGCACTCTTGCCCAGGAAATGAGCTAGCCAAATTGAATATGTTGATATTAATTCACCATCTAGTAACCAAATTTag GTGGGAGGTAGTGGAAAATCAGAGTGGAGTCCAATATAGCCCATTCCCAATCCCTCTGCAAGGTCTACCCACAAGATTTTGCAGAATCAAATAA
- the LOC123922237 gene encoding uncharacterized protein LOC123922237, with the protein MKAIMQQREDIRQNQVWIEMLNTPKFNMKKMYMAVHDRAQKVVWRTLFYGNVARPRALITLWHACHERLATRDRLHKYGAIDIIHSCFCNTEETQRHLMFNCSETKGIWRKVLDWIQVDHNPLGWRQEMEWIIQQTKEKGDRAKILKLTFTESVYEIWRYRNATSFGNVDMNQHTDSKIIDTIVYRG; encoded by the coding sequence ATGAAAGCTATTATGCAGCAACGCGAGGATATCCGTCAAAATCAAGTGTGGATAGAGATGTTGAATACCCCAAAATTCAACATGAAAAAGATGTATATGGCAGTTCATGATAGAGCTCAAAAGGTTGTGTGGAGAACCTTGTTTTATGGTAACGTGGCACGACCTAGAGCTCTTATTACCCTCTGGCATGCTTGTCATGAGAGGTTGGCTACTCGCGATCGCCTTCACAAATATGGAGCAATTGACATAATTCATTCTTGCTTCTGCAATACGGAGGAAACACAACGACACCTGATGTTTAATTGCAGTGAAACAAAGGGTATTTGGAGAAAAGTCCTAGATTGGATCCAGGTTGATCATAACCCTTTGGGTTGGCGCCAAGAGATGGAATGGATTATACAGCAGACAAAGGAAAAGGGAGATCGTGCTAAGATCCTGAAGCTGACTTTTACCGAAAGTGTTTATGAAATATGGAGGTATAGGAATGCTACTAGCTTTGGTAATGTTGATATGAACCAACATACTGATAGCAAAATAATTGACACTATAGTATATAGAGGTTAG